TTGTTGAGGGACGTTACAGCCAattggatatggcctctgccttcgattcggaggacgtagatTCGAATTCGTTCCGgagcatgcaccgccaacttttcagtttagtgcaataaaaaaaaaatatcacgtgtctcaaacgatgaaggaaaaacatcgtcaagaaatgcatacctgagattttttttttaattctctacaagtgtGAAGAGAGCGAggtggactgttagcctaacccttcatattctgataggagactcgtgttcaacagtgagcctaatatgggttgttgttgatgatgatgaatgagagaaaactaaaaaaacagtTATAAAACTTAGCCATTTTGGAAAGAGCTACAGCTTATCAAAAAGCCAGATTATAACCAGCAACGTCGTTCCGCTGAGACGCTGTCTTAAACTTAATACCacaatattcaaattagttgCAAACTCTTGGGAGTGATCAATATCTTAATATTCAAatcaaatacataatatatacatattttttaataaattctatTAGACGTTGGCctttagttatttaatttaaaaagtaatatattttagtgATATTCGCTAATTCGATCTTCTGACGTGACAATGTCTTATAGTTCGATGGAGCCGCCTGCACACTTAAAAAATAGATGATGTCATACGTCGTTCTAggattgccaactttttttaaaagaaataaagtatattctggtctatgaagattattaaacagtatttaacagtattttagaaaaacgaacattttcttttgaaaattgctaccattccatcagtactttcttatgacgttgtcacgtacaactatcgtcagtaaaccgactttacagacaaccgatttttttagaaaattaaagtcAACGATTTCGTTCGACATTTAATggttttcctaaaaaaaatatgctccgaaatattttttgtactacTCAATGAAAAAGCTCGGTTTACTTTACCTGCCAAAAGACATTGAGTTAGTGAATAAACCAACGGGAACTatgagggtgaaaccgcgaggcgttggCTAGTTAGCTATATTAATTGTATCcttaatccacttctgagttatACAACATTATATctacactcagaccaattatagaaggacctgtatcacactcatagtcacgaacaaaattgtctgtcattttctgaggaaaacgagcttagattttgcatatatcttatactaaactagaagtttttgcacgttttttacacaattcaattacacaaaaagaaatttttacggagctctttaaccgacgaacacgattacaactatttaacatcgattctatagagacagtttttataatcgcattagatcgttgatcatatactttgacagaaaagtaacgtctagcgaggcaggtctataccataattggtctgagtatctACATGATAGTATTCGATTCTGTTTATCTCGCGTTTCCCATCAGTGGCCGGCAACAATTGGGTTAAGCGGAGCGTTAATAAATTAACTCGTGCAACGTTTACCTTTGTCGTTCCGGTTTATAGGTTACAGACTAAACACAATGGAAAAATGTACTTGACAGATCCAATCAATACAGCATACTGTGGGTGTTACTTACATGAAATAAGTCCTATAGAATGTAGGTAACTGGTCTGAGACCAGTTACCTTCTATAGGACCCGCCTCGGTAAAgattacccctctgtcaaaactacttgatcatgatcaaacgtttTCATACTGCGTCTTTGAATGTGAGTGTataacgatttaaatttatagttgtgtgtagagTTAGTCCACAggatatatgtatttattggtgttaaatattttcgagacAATTTTGTTGTTGGTCCAAAGAAGGTAATAATTGGTCTAAGCTACATGTAAAGAATTACACCAAACGAGTGTTAGTACGAGATCcgacattagaaatatataccctcgtctgttatttattagaaataaaaaataaatgatggaaatttcacattgacacattgcaaataggatgcctagttaaattgcggcccgATAATATCAAATGattcattcatttaattaaaatcatttattctaCTACCCTCATTGTGTAgtgtgtagggtaggggtagggtaggggttagggtaggagtagggtaggggtagggtacggtaaagtagaggtagggtagggtaggggtagagtaggggtgtTGAATGTTTACATGTTAAATTCAAAAATCTTGCGGGATTAGTAAATAACAGATTTTCACATGAACCgaatcgcaaaaaaaaaatcatttacataGTGAAAAATACCTACCAATTGAAGTTTAAACAACTAAAATTTGAGATCGGAGTTCAATCAATTAAACACAGtgacaaaaatatgttttaattgaaattcatgtttcaaattcattcatttataaaaAGCTTTAGAATTTGGTGGAAATTAACGAATGAAAAATAACATGGGAATGagtttcaaaaacaaaattgaaatttatattCATCCGTCGACACGACTGTAATGTATggcgaaaataattaaattgaaaacacTCCTGCACAgcgtcacagtagatatattacaagcagtagttggacttcatactaaaggtcgaaacgcgagctatacctacgcagcgcgtacgtggggtgatcgtggggtgaagaccgttgcgactgtgccgaagtgacgaacgcagtgtattggattttttaattatgacgactaggaaaaaagttattatttttataaagtttgattaatattttgtattctaaaggcataatttaataaatatatatataaataaatgcttaaatgataaaattgtgtaaataggtaaatgacgtaaacgttaatataatattattaaataattatttattaacttcttcatttaggttgttttctttgattattatgtaatacatagatttaaatcttatgacatgtatgttttgtatacctgtattttaaggtaataaagaagttacgtaaagaagttgtttgaatttaacaacattattgtgttgctcatactttaatgtatttgaataaaaaaagtaaagagccagctgatatcaatatacctatccagatttttttattaaactactagcgaacccggtcaatctcaatttgttttttgtagttccttccctacatgccaagtcagggtcaattttttatcgtctattctatagtgtgggggtatcgttatcggtatttttgtacattacataaggggttaaagtgctaacataatctacggaaccctacactgcgcgtggcccgacacgcacttgaccgattttttattatttggtcacctagtgtggtggtaatagatagatggcatcaccaaaataaatatatgaaggtccttcaagatcattgattagtatcagccttatttaaatctaccaatcaaaaaacaacacgcattttattgatcacttcctattttactacaatttacaaagtattttatttgtttatttaaaaaaaagtatatttacaatcacataactaaatggaaacacaaagttggcaaatgtaattaaaatgctggagacaggcagccctatcacatgtttacggagcgcgcggctgtaggtatttatttcaaaaatatggccgagttattatactgcttgtaatatatctactgtgacagCGTGCAGAGCATTTTAAATTTCGATTTTACGCTTTATATAATTCCCTTTTTGAATTGAGGAAATATAATTGCAATGATGGCTTACTTTGAATTCAAAATTGCATTATTCTTGCAGGGATTTAATTTCGACATATCAAGCAGATGTCAATGACCTCGGTcgtgtaaaattttataataatttaaagtttcttcaaaaactagagattttcataaaataatgttgaaaaataaaattaaaacttttgctGCTTAAACGATGTTAAGTACCTATTCACTTCGAAGTGAATAAGCGTAGTCTGCCTAGACTACTGTACCATTTCCTGGGACATTCGCTAACTCGGTGCCTTTCGGGTGACAAGTCTAATGACCATAAATATTCCTACTATATCTTTGTAACTTTATTGACTGATAAAAAATCGTATTATACTTTTTATAGAACCAAATTCATATTAAAGAAGTACGACGGCTTTCTGAAAGGTATCGAgtaagcgatttttttttattctttacagttaaagttacagttagccctagactataATTTCatcagatggtaagtgatgattcaatctaagatgaaagcgggctaagttgttagggggcggaggaaaatccacacccctttcggtttcaaccgTAAGTCATTGGTGGTGCGTAGgtatagggtaactagccacggccaaccAGCCGAATACATACTCTAGTGAAATCATAGTTAAGTGcttatttattattgagaataaacttaaaaaaaaaacacttgaaACACATAATCTACTacggaaatacattttacagtttAATATGCAAATTAAGGGACTACGTACAAGGTCTCACCTTCGAGGATAATACAGTAATATGGTTATTGAAGACCCATTTTACCTGGAACACCATCAAAACGGGCAATTTCCAAAATTCAATTTCCATAAGAAGCAATTTCGTAGTGAAGTGTTAGTAATTATGCGGCTACGGTCTAGCGGTTCTGTTTATAATAGACTAAGAGCTAgagacagccagaccttcgtcctttaaaataagggttccgtttttgtactatgtactttcggaaccctaaaaagctgGAAGTTTGTTAGCAGCTTCTACCATAGTTGCTACGTATCAAGTTAACACCATGGTTACTTTGAGAGGTGACGACCTTTCGGGAGAAATTGATAGTGCTGTGGTATCCAACAGAGAGCCTACTGCTCCCATATATGGGATGGATCAGTCAAATACCAGGTCGCTGCTCTAGATTCAATGGGTCGCCGAGTTCATCACCCTAGAAGCCTTATCTAACGCTAAATTACAATCGTCAGAGCATTGCCGAAAGGTTTCCTGCCTGTCAGTtttctacaggatttatttcggaCAGTGCGCCCAACAACTTTGTATCTAgttcctttttttgtttttattctttacctttctatcatagaactgccaggcatcgcaggGGTCTGCttccatacgtagttgatgtcccttggactcgtacgaagcgtttgGCTTTTCGTTCCTGATCTGCATTGCGAGTTAGTTATGCCtctccagcttccgttttcctacaacctacaacatgggtatcaagtcaagagtgaataggcatcgtTTGGGCAAGCGCGATCCACCGTAGGCTgcatcatcaatcaatcaatcaatattcatttatttcaaataggcttagtttagaagctctttcaaaacgtcaggtaataatattatacttaagataatggtgataataattagtcgaaaacttaaaattaaagttacgagggttccaaactcgccttggtccgagaagagcccacaacaaattcagcCAGGTTTTTCCTTTTCATCGTTttctgtcaagcatgattgcagctaagtgctcgtgtaattttaaaaagaacttccaccttttataaaatgtcaaaggtctggctgtcgctggcaCTTCGTCTATAATAGCAGACAGTAGTtaatagaaattatatttatccAAGCTACATTTGCTTGCTAATTACATCCCCGGTAGGTTTGTACGAGGGTTTTAGAGCAATTTAGTTGAATAAGCACGAATACAACTTAGatttattcgtttatttctTACTCCTGAGCCTTTACCacgtataattataattaaaaatatttattttatcccttggtaatatgtttttttttttaattaaaagatagTACCTCTTTTCTGTTATGAGTTAGGACAAATACGTTTCATGAtcatcggttaagtagttgagGTGTGAAAATTTGTTACAAATTCAAaatcgaaattatttttttattcgtataCATATTTTCTATTCATAGAGCTAGGTAATTggctttaaattaaataagactGGCTTTAACTTAAATAAGAGATAGAGAAGAAACttaaagtatagatatatatactcTATATCCCGAACCTGTGTGCTTCACATTTAACAacattttatcatcattaacaccccatattcagctcactgttgagcacaagtctcctctcaggatgatcACGTCAGTGTTTTCGAAAATTTGCGTGAACATACTGACATCAGACAAGAATAAtactttaattagttttatgtGTCACTTTCGTTAATTTGTGACCAAAAtcattaagttattttatttgtgtgtatactcgtataacagacaaaacaattacaaagtaataaaacaaaatatcatgACTGTTATCATCAAACTAAGTGTCGCGTGTAACGGACATACACAGTACAGTGTCAGAGTGTGTTTGGAGTGCATTATCTGTGTTTAACTTTTGCAGCGTTGACAAGTGACATGTgccaagtgtttatataaaatgttaaacggGACAGACAAGGGGGGGCCTTCTATCCAATCGTCCCCAGTGAAAGTGTCCCCCTCGCCTGTGAGAGCGTCATCAAGCCCCGTGCGAGCGCCGCCGTCGCCTTTAAAATCCTCGTTGTCCCCAGCGGGGAAACAAAGGTCACCGAGGAGATGCCAGTTTGCCCCTCCGGTAGAAGACGCAAGGGATAAGTGTGGTGCTTCCTGGCTTTGCCGCCGAGGTGCTGGCGCTGAAGGTGTGGAAGAGGCGGTCAGATCAGAGTTACCTGGCCCCAGCGCACCGTTGCCCCAGGGATGTGAGGAGTCTGCCCCGCCTCCGAAGAACTGCTTTAGACTGGTTATGTTGGGgtaagttttatataataatgttagTTGTAATAGAACTGCCGCCATACTTTTCTTTAGCACCAGCGTGGTCCTGTCTGAACTGTAGGTATAGTTGCAGATGAATTCACAGGCTTCACAATTAGACGGCTATAACACAGCCCTGTGCCCAATATACCTAGACTGTGTTTCTTGCCATGCCCTGCGAATTGTTAATCAATAGATTAgttgtaacttttttttcagaaaacaagaaaaaatattggttCCGCGAAAtaagattaagaaaatctatatatataaaaatgaattgctgttcgttagtctcgctaaaactcgagaacggctgaacggatttattttatcttggtcttcaaatgttcgtggaggtatagggaaggtttaaaaggtgagaaaaattagaattattgccgggaaaaccataaaaacgacccttttctatttcccatacaaacgtttaagagtcaaggggtagggtaaggtaggggtagagtagtgtagagtagagggatagggaagaagtgcacataagtcaaagcgaagcttgaccgggtccactagtttttaataaagccTCATCAgtgaaaattttattatcagAATCACGGCTATAACAAGTAATATAGTTTACTACCGGACGTCCGCGACctgcgtaaaatttagtttttcagaaatccctcgggaaccatggatttttccgagatgaagtAGATTATATGTTcatcaagagtaaaatctaatttcattccaaatttcagccaaatcggttcagtagttgcggcgttaaagagtaacaaacatccaaacaaacatccacgtccatacaaattttcgcgtttataatattagtaggatttaattTCTTTGTCATCGGAATACTAGCGAATGCTTTCCTAAGGTCAAAGAAAactttattcttcttcttttgtttttggCTTTTCGTAAGTACAATGCACTTCGAAAAGTAAACTTTATCAATGCATAGGTTAGTCAATAAATCTGTCATTaaccaataaataattaatggttTCAAATCAAACCGACACAATCGATATCTTCTCCGTAACCGCCAATTTACCTACATTCCAGTTTAGATTAGCACGATTCTGGCGCGCCAAAATCTAGCAACGTGTAGGTATGTAGATAGGCCGTGAAGTTTTGTTAtgtgtaaaaattactattttagtaAACCcccaaatcatcatcatcattatcaacccatactcggctcactgagctGAGCTGAGCTCGACTattcaatagtccaccacgctggccccatgtggattggcagaattcgaactcgcagagaattaagaatattctctggtatgcaggtttcctcacaatgtttttccttcaccgtttgagacacgtgatatttaatttcttaaaatgcacacaactgaaaagttggacgtgcatgtcccggatcttattcgaacccacaccctctggaaccggaggcagaggtcatatccacttggctatcacagctctacgCGTgggccatggatttttccggcatgAAAGTAGCATagcatccagagtaaaatctatttctatcccaaatttcagccaaatcgctttaggtaccgtaaaggaggaacaaacatacacacaaactttctgaACAAAGCAGATCTTTCATATGATGGGAAGTGATCACCCATAGCCCCCATATTCATAACCATGGATTGAGAtataaacctcaattttcttcaaagaaaaGTGGACCTAAACACTATTGTTAAACATGGCGAAtcgaaatagtttttaaatcgATTAATTAATAACTGAATAAGGAATAAATAGAAAGTGGTTTACTGGTAAAGTGAGTTATTCTTTttcggaacgctaattcgccaagcgatttagcgttccggttcgatgtcgtgtagaaaccaaaaag
The DNA window shown above is from Bicyclus anynana chromosome 15, ilBicAnyn1.1, whole genome shotgun sequence and carries:
- the LOC128198815 gene encoding uncharacterized protein LOC128198815 — encoded protein: MLNGTDKGGPSIQSSPVKVSPSPVRASSSPVRAPPSPLKSSLSPAGKQRSPRRCQFAPPVEDARDKCGASWLCRRGAGAEGVEEAVRSELPGPSAPLPQGCEESAPPPKNCFRLVMLGSARVGKTSLVARFLGTKFEDSYTPTIEDFHRKLYRIRGEVYQLDLLDTSGNHPFPAMRRLSFLTGR